The sequence CTGTAGCGCGAAGCTGATATTTAAAGAACGGCAGGATAGGGAGCCTCTCTAAATCCTGCCGTTTTGTTGTTTTCGGGCGTTAGCTATTTAATTTTTTGCAATCGAAAGCCCTTATAAAATATTGAAAAATACATGAGGCTATATTATAGTTTTACGGTATGTGAAGCAATACAAACTATAGGGGGAGAGATACTTCATGAAATGTAAGCGGACGGCATTCTTTCTTTTAACGCTCGTATCCGCGGCGGCGCGTTTGAAGAAGCGTACGACGACGGTGCGATAGTAGCCGTCAGCACGCCGGAATAGACGAGTTAAACGCTTTACTCAAAGTGCTCGGCGGAACGCCAGACTGAACGTCGGCGAGCGAGCCCTCCTTGATTAAAGGGGGAGCGCCGAAGGAGCGTATTTTGATAAAGGAAGCAATCAGCGTTTTCTTAGCGTACGAGAGGGCGCCGAATGAAAAAATAAATCTCAGGAAGGAGAACGCAGACGGTATTTCTGAATAAAGAGCCAAAAAAGCTTATTGTTTTGCGGCGATTTAAAATATACTATGCCGTCTGCGACCAAAGATAAAAAATGATTTATGATACTATATTGCAGGCCATTGGGAATACTCCGATGATTCGGCTGAATCACATCGCTGATGAGGACAGCGCTGTGATTTTGGTGAAATTCGAGGCTTTAAACGTAGGCGGCTCCATTAAGACGAGGACCGCCTACAATATGATCTGTCAAGCCGAGAAAGAGGGCCTGCTGAGCAAAGACTCCATCATTGTTGAACCCACCAGCGGAAATCAGGGCATCGGGCTTGCTCTGGTAGGCGCTGTCAAAGGCTATAAAACCATCATAATCATGCCGGATTCTGTAAGCGAAGAGCGCAGAAAATTGGTCCGCCACTACGGCGCCAAGGTAAAACTGGTGCACGATTCAGGCGATATCGGCTCTTGTATCGACGAATGCCTTCAGACCGCGCTGAGAATGGCGAAAGAAAATCCGCTGGTTTACGTTCCCCAACAATTTTCCAACCCCAATAATACGATGGCGCACGTCAATCACACGGCGTTGGAGATACTTGCGCAGGTGGACGGGCCGATTCACGGCTTTTGTTCCGGAATCGGGACCGGCGGTACGATCACCGGCATCGGCAAGACTTTGAAGGAAAAAAATCCCGACATGACGATTTGGGCGGTGGAACCGGAAAAAGCGGCGATTTTATCGGGAGGGCTGATCGGCACCCATATCCAGATGGGAATCGGAGACGGCATCATCCCTGAAATCCTGGATCGGCGGATTTATGACGACATCTGCATCACCACAGATGACGAGGCGCTTGAGATGGCGAAGAGGCTGGCCCGGGAGGAGGGTTTGATGTGCGGCATCTCCAGCGGCACAAACGTCGTCGCGGCCGTGAAGCTTGCAAAGAAGCTTGGAGCGGGAAAGACGGTCGTTACCGTGCTGCCAGATACCGCCGAACGCTACTTCTCGACGCCGCTGTTCGAAGAATAATTTCGACGGCTCACTGACGAAGGTAATCGCTACGGTATGCTGAATGGTCGATAATCCGGCTTTGAAAAAAGATTTGAAGGAGGATCGCATGATTGATTTAGAGAAATTAAAAACAATACTCACCGGGTATAAAGCATACTTTCCGAGCCATTGGGATGATGAAAAATATAAGTGGGAGGCCGTCAAGCATTTTCAGGAGCGCTGGGATATCGATGCCGAGAACTTTGGCGAGATGTTCAAGCAAGCTACGGATAAGACCTACAATCTGCTTTCATCAGGCTATACCTATCCCAGGGGAATGATCACAAATTTTGCCAAGGCCGACGGTGGAGCGGTTCGTGCAATGTTCCTGGCTCTGTTTGATGAGACCGTTGATTTGGCTGTAAGGGTTGACGCGTTCCAAGCCGCCGCGGAAGAACTTAGAGCGAAGTACGACGACGGAACGTGGCGTAACCATTATCAAAACACGAATGCGATCAGCACCTATTTATGGCTGCGCTATCCGGACAAATATTACATTTATAAGTATGAGCTTTTCAGGGCCGCCGCATCCGAGCTGTCCGCTAATTATATGCCGAAAAGAAATGGTTCTGTAGATAGTTTGATCGGCGGCTATCGGATGTATGACGAAATATGTGCCGTTGTTAAGGCTGATAATGCCATTCGGGGTATGATTAGGAGCGCTTTAACGCCGGCGTGCTATCCTGATCCGGAAATGAAAACGGCTACCATCGATGTGGGATTCTATTTGGCCCGCTTTTATCCGGAGGAAAGAAAGTCCGAGGAAGAGGGAAAAGAATGGTTTCCGAAGGACTACTCTCCAAATCTGAGCGTCGATGATTGGGTCGGCTTGCTTAAAGACGCCTCCGTCTTTACGTACAGCGCCCTTCAGATCGTAGCCCGTATGAAAGATTACGGCGGCCAGGCCACTTGCAAGCAGCTGTCGATTAAATATGGCGAGAGTCCGAACTTTTATAATGGGGTTTCTTCTGCTCTTGCACGCCGCATCGCAGAGAAGACTGCGTGCCCCGTTATGCCTATGGATACAGAAAACGCTAAGTGGTGGCCTATTCTTTACACTGGCAAGAACGCTGATAGAAGCGTTGAAGGTACCTATATATGGAGGCTGCGCAGCGAGCTTAGCGAGGCTTTGGATAAGGTCGACCTTAGTGGTGTGGCGCTGTATGCGGATACAAAGGAGAAAACCCACGGATATTGGTGGTTGACCGCTAATCCGAAGATCTGGAGCTTTGCCGATATTAAGGTCGGCGAGGAACAGAGCTATACCCTCTACAATGAAAACGGGAACAAGAGACGCGTCTTCCAAAACTTCCTTGATGCAAAGGCAGGCGATATCGTTATCGGGTACGAGGCCAATCCGGTGAAGAAGGTCGTCGCTATCGCCCGTATCACGCAAGAAAACGATGGGAAGGCCATTTACTTTGAGAAGACCGAGGGGCTGCCGACGCCTATAGAGTATGCGGCGCTTCGGGAATGCCCCGAGCTTGATAAAATGGAGTTTTTCGTCCAGCCGAACGGCAGCCTCTTCAAGCTGACAAAGGGTGAATATGGTTTTATCATAGATATCATCAGAGAAGAAAATCCTCTTAGGCAGTCGGATGGCGTTGTTCAAAAATACACAAAGGCCGATTTTTTGAATAAGGTTTATATGACCGAGGAGCGATACGACGTGCTTGAGGCATTGCTTCGCAGCAAGATGAACGTCATCCTGCAGGGCGCGCCAGGTGTGGGAAAGACGTTCACTGCGAAGAAATTAGCCTATGCCCTGATGGGCGAAGCGGATGATTCCAGAATCGAAATGGTGCAGTTCCATCAGAATTACTCTTATGAAGACTTTATCATAGGCTATCGTCCTGATGGCGCTGGCTTCAAACTGACGGAAGGTATTTTCTATCGCTTTTGCCAAACGGCGGCAAACCACCCGGAGAAGGAGTACTTCTTTATCATAGATGAGATAAACCGGGGAAACATGAGTAAAATTTTCGGCGAGCTCCTGATGCTGATTGAGAGGGATTATCGTGGAACGAAGACGACGCTGGCATATAGCGGGATGCCGTTCTCTGTTCCGGGCAATCTGTACATTATCGGCATGATGAATACAGCGGACCGGAGTTTGGCGATGATAGATTATGCACTTCGTAGGAGATTCAGCTTCTTTGAGATTGAGCCGGGCTTTAATTCGGAGGGATTTACAAATTATCAGAGCTCCCTTGCCAACGAGACCTTTAACGCTCTGATCGACCAGATCAAGCTGCTCAACAAAGAAATCACAGATGACAAGTCCCTTGGCCGCGGCTTCCAGATCGGTCACAGCTATTTCTGCGGCAGAGAAAATGAGGGCTGTTCTAACGAGTGGATGCGTTCCGTAGTGGAATTTGACATATTGCCTATGCTTGGCGAGTACTGGTTTGATGCACCTGCAAAGCTGCAGCGTTGGGAAAAGAATTTGCGCGGCCTGTTTGATGACTAAAGATAAGGGCATATTCATAAAAAACATATATTAATGCTTTCTTACGCTTTTCAGTCGTTGAAGCAATTAGACTATGAAGAGGTGTCCTCGGAGGCGTTTGAAATGGGCCAAGACCTCTTTGCGGCGATTCTTTCTAAGGGTATCGCGCGGCAGTTGAAACAGGGGCTACACCGTGAATATATAACGAGGAATGAGACTCTTCCCGTGATGCGGGGAAAACTGGATATGCCGGAAACGATGTGCAGCCGAGTCCGGCGTGAGCAGAAACTGGCCTGTGAATTTGATGAGCTTTTGGAAAACAATCTTCCCAATCAGATTCTGAAAACGACTATGCATTATCTGGTGCGGGATGATGGAGTGGAAGTTGATCGTAAGGCAGCGTTAAAAAAGATTTTGGTATTTTTCGACGGGATCGATCTATTGGCGCCGCCAGAAATACAGTGGAGCCGCCTGCATTATCAGCGAAACAATGCTAACTATGAAATGCTGATGAACATATGCTATTTCGTTTTAGACGGGATGTTGCAGACCACGGAAAAAGGCGGCTACAAGATGGCGGTTTTCTCGGATGAACATATGGAGCGTCTGTATGAAAAGTTTATTCTGGAATACTACCGTCAGCGCCATACTTATCTAACAGAGGTCAAGGCGGCTCAAGTGAAGTGGCACCTTGCCGGAGAGGATAGCGAGGCTATGCTTCGCTTCCTTCCGGTTATGCAGACGGATATCATGCTCCGGTTGAATGAAAAGATACTGATTATTGACGCCAAGTACTATGGACGGACGCTGCAGCGGCGTTTTGATAAGTATACGCTGCCTTCGGGAAACTTGTATCAGATTTTCACTTATGTGAAGAATCAGGATAAAGAGAACAGCGGAAATGTTGCCGGGATATTGCTTTATGCCAAAACAGAAGAAACTATCGCTCCGGATTGCATGTTTAATATGGGGGGCAATTGGATAGGCGCGAAAACGCTTGATCTGAATGCCGACTTCAAATTTATATCCTCGCAGCTGGATAAAATCGCGGAAGACTTCTTTAGCGTTAAGGCTGTATGAAGTGGTGGATGGAAAAAGCGCCGGACGATTAGATTAATCATCGCAGGCTTCGATATTCTGCCTGCAAGCCAGTTATACTCCATTGAAAGTCCGCGTGCGCAAAAAAACAGGCCCTTTGCCGGGCCTGCTTGCTGTTGGATCTGGTTGTCGAATCTTACTTCCTCCTGCGGATGAGCGCCGCGCCGCAGAGGGCGAGCGTCGCGGCTCCGAACGCTCCGGCGTTGCAGCCGCCGGATGAGCCGTCGCGCGGCTCGGAGTCGATGCGGTCTGAGTAATGAGTCGTGATGTTCTCGTTGCGGTCTATAGTGCCGACGTGGTTGCCGCCGTTGCTGGCGAACTTGCCGTCGTAGCGCGCCTTCCAGAGTTCGCCCGTCCAAAAGGGGAATTCGCTCGGATCGCTCTCCGCCGTGATCATACCCTCGGGCGGATACTTTTCTTTGTTTACCTGCCGTCTTGCCTCGGCCGTCTCTTCGTCGGTGTAGTTGATGCTGATGTCCTGCGCCGTCTTTTTGTCGCCGCTTACGACATAGTTGTTTATGATCTCGCAGTTTTTGAACGTCGCTTCGCCGACGGTTTTCATCACGTTGTCGGCGTGCGAGCCGTCGAACGCGTAGAGCCCCGCGCCGTCGGCCGTCGCTTCGTTGCCGCTGATCGTGCAGTTCTCGAGGGTCACGGTGCTCGCGACGTCTAAGATCATGCCACCGCCGCGGTTGCCCCTGTTGTTGACGACCCGGCAGCCGACCATCTTCGCCGCCGAACTATAGAAGAGGATGCCGCCGCCGTAGCCGAGGCTGTTGGCGGTGACGTCGTTGTCTTTGAATACGCAGTTCTCGAAGTAATTCTCTTTGCCGTTTTCCGAGTTGATGTAGGCGCCGCCGCCGCGTCCGCCCTTATGTCCGCTGACGGTGCAGTTGTACATCTTCACATTGCCGCCCCAGTCGCCGCCGCGCTTGGCGCCTTTGCCCGGGTCGACGTAGATGCCGCCGCCGCGCGAGCCGCTTCTGTTGTCGCGGATGTCGCAGCTCGTAAGGATCGCGCTGCCTTTGAGGTAAAGGCCGCCGGAGCGGTCCTTGCCTACGTTCTCGGCGATCGTGCAGTTGTCGAACGTGACGGTCGCCTTCGGCTCTATAAAAAGAGCGGCGCCTCCCTGCTCCGTGTGCACGCCGGCCACTGTTCCGTTCTTGACGATTTTACAGCCCTCGAACGCGACCCGGCTGCCCTCGCCGATGAACGCGCCGCCGCCGGAAGCCGTCTGCGCACCGCCGCCTTCGGTTATCGTGAGGTCTTTTAGCGTGACCTTCGCGCCGTCGGCGGTGACGCCGCTTATGTAGAAGCAGCGGACCTCTCCCGCGCCCGATACCGTGTGCCCGGCGCCTTCGATCGTGATCGGTTTGCTGATGACTATGCCCTCTACGCCGGCTGCGCCGTCGGCCGCCGGGTCGTAGCTGTAGTCGTCGGCGAGCGCGACCGTCGCGCCGTTGCCCGCCGCGTCGATCACTCCCTGAAGGTCGCTGAAATTACCAGCTTCAGCGGCCGCGCCGCCGAACAGGAGCAGTGCCGCGCACAAAATACCCACATACCTTGCTGCCGTCCGTTTCAATTTGAAGCCCCCCTAATTATTTTGTTGTTGCAACTTTGTACCAACTTACTGATTATCGTATACCGAGGGCTTCTCTGTCTATTTTTTGGTCAGTTGAATTTATTTTTGCCACTTTGTTTCATTTATATTTTTTGAGAGATCGACCGTGATTTGTATTAAAAACATATAATGAGTTTTTTGCTTCGATTCCCTCGCCTCCGTCCGGCTACGCCTCGGGCTCAGAGCGAGCGCAGGATTTTTTCCACCTCTTTATTTTCTTCGGGAAGTCCTATCGAAAGGCGCACTGCAGGCATGCCTCGGCACGTCATGAAGCGCGCGGCTATCCCTTTTTCTTCGAGCGCCGTTCTGAGCGCGTCTCCCTTTTCTCCCGGGAACATTAGGATGAAGTTAGCGCGCGACGGCACGAAGCGTATGCCGCGCTCTTTAAGGACGGCGCTTAGCTTTTCGCGCTCTTCCGCCGTCCTCGTCCGCGTTTCGCTCAGGAAGGCTTCTTCGTCGAGAGCCGCCGACGCGCCGGCTTCGGCCGCCGCCGTTACGCAGTAGGGCTCGCGCACGCGATAGAGGCAGTCTATCAGCATCGGATGCGCCGCTCCCCAGCCGACGCGCAGCCCCGCAAGGGCGAATATTTTTGAGAAGGTGCGGCATATCATCAGATTTGGAAAATCTTTGAGCAGAGAGAAGGGCTCGGCGTCGTCGGCGCCGCTGAATTCCGCATAGGCCTGGTCGAGTATCACGATGACGTGCCTCGGGATTTTTCCAAGCATCGCGCGGATGCCGGCCGTTTCGGCGAGCGTGCCGGTAGGGTTGTTCGGGTTGCAGAAGAAGAGCATTTTCGTCGCCGGCGTTACCGCTTCGGCGAATTTCGCCGGTTCCTGCTCAAACGCGGCGGAGAGCGGGACCTTTACGACCTTCGCGCCGGCTATCGCGGCGTTCGAAGCGTAAACGCCGAAGGTACATTCGCCGCAGACTACTTCGTCGCCTTTATCGAGGAATGCGCGCGAGAGCATCGTAAACATGCCGTCAAGGCCGTTCGACGTGATGATCTGCTCCGGCGCGAGTCCGAAGCGCGCGGCGAGCTTTTTGCGCAGCGCCGTGTTCCTGCTGTCGGGGTAGCGGTTGCCCTTTTCGAGAGCGGCGCGCATCGCTTCGAGCGCGCCTTTAGGCACTCCGGCGTTGTTTTCGTTCGCCGAGAGTATTATCTTCGGCTCCGAGATCGGCGCGGCGTCGTAGGGCGCTACATTCCTGACGGAAGGGCGCGTCAGTTTTTCAAAATATTCTTTTAAATCTTCCGGCATAAAAATTTTCCTCCCTTGTTTTTAATCGAAGGAGTCGGAGAGAGCGTCCGCCACCGCCTCTTCTGTCGTGTCGTATCTGAATTCCGCTTCGGGCAGCATGGTGCCTATTGCGGCGAAGCGCCCCCTTCCGAAGGCCTCCGCCGCCTGCATGTCGCTCGCCGTGTCGCCGAAGAATACGGGCGACGACGCGCCGAGGCGGCGGCAGAGTATTTCAAGCCCCAGCGGCGACGGCTTCGTTATGCCGCTGTCCGATTTGATCACGAGCTCGTCGGGGAAGTCCTCCCAGCCGAGGCTCTCCTTCGCGAGCTCCCATTCGAGCGTGTCGCGGCCGGAGTATATCGCAGCTGGCGCGCCAAGCTCGCGCCAATGCCTATTCAGCATCGGCGTTTCGAGCAGGTGCAGCCCCTTCCCCTTCGTCCCGTAAAGCTCCGAGCATAATTTTCGGATTTCGCGGCGCGGCGCGGCCTCTCCATATTTGATCGCCACCCATTCGCCTAGGGGGTCTTTATAATCCGCGATCTCGGCGGCTAGCTTCCAGGCGCGCGGCAGAGCGCGCGAGAGCAGCTTTTCTCCGCTCGCCGCGGCGACGCAGAGGAGCGTCCAGGCGATGTCGTAGTCGTCGTTGAAGGCGCCGTGACGCTTCAGCACGCGCTCCATGTCGGCGTCGTATCCGCCGCAGTCCGCCGCGCCTCCGCAATATTTTTCCCAGCCCTTCATGACGGCCCGCTTTATCACCTCGGGAAACGATTCCCGCACGTCGAGCAGTACGCCGTCGACGTCGAATATCAAAGCGTCGGCTTTGAAATTTCCCTTCATCTTCATCTCCCCGTTCCATTCGCGGCTCTTTTCCGCGGCTTGCCGCGCCTTAAAATGTCATAAATACTTCTCCGCGCCGTTTGCAAAAACCGCATTAAGATGATATTATATATCGCACGTAAAAAAATATCAAGCTATCTATTTAGCTAAGTAAAATAATAGCATGGCTGAAGAAAGGATGACGCGTATGATAAGAAATCCGAAAGGCTGCGACAATATCGGCGGGGCGCTCGCCGCGAACATGGAAGAGTGCAGAGGCGCGCTGATGCATTTATTTTCCCTTTACGGATATCATCCCTTCAGCCCGGCGGAATTCCAGCTGATAGAGGACGTTTGGGGCAAGCTCTCGACGGCGCGCGCCCGCAGGCTCATCCCGGTGATGTCGCCGCTCGGCGAGCCGTGCGTGCTTCGCGGCGACCTTACGCTTTCCGCCGTAGCGTATCTCGCGGGGCACCACACTCAAAGCGAATGGCCTCTGCGCCTATCTTATGCGGACAGAGTCTATTCCGTGCCGGCGCCGCCGAAGAGCAACCTCGAGGAGAGCCAGGTCGGAGTGGAGCTGATAGGCTGCGACGACGAGGGCGCTGATGCGGAGGCCGCGGCGCTGCTTTTCCGCGCGCTCGACCTGCTCGGCATCGAAAATTCCGCGGTCGTGCTCGGCGACGTCTCGTTTTTGTCGTACCTCTTCTCGCCGCTGCCGCAGGCTCTTTCTTCCGAACTTGCCGACGCGCTGAGCGAAAGGGCCTATACGAGGTACAGCGCGCTGCTCGGCTCGGCGCCGCTCTCAGGCGAGAGGCTGCGGCTGTTGAAGCGCATCCCCCTTCTCAAAGGAAATGCGGCCGTGATAGGCGAGGCGATGGCCCTGCTGGACGATCCCGGGATACTGATGCCGCTCAGGCGGCTCTGCGGCGAGCTCTGCTCTCTCGGCTACGAAAGGCGGCTGCGCGTCGACCTTTCCTTCGTGCGCGACCTCGGCTACTACAGCGGCCCGATCTATAACGCCTATTCCGCGGACGGCGCGCTGCTCGGCGGCGGCGGACGCTACGACGGGCTGCTCGCGGCGGAGGGCATCGGGGGGCAGGCGGTCGGCTTCGGGCTCAACCTTAAGGAGCTCGCGTCGCACTGCGCCGCGCAGCAGCGCGCGCCCCTCGTGACTCTCTGGTGCGGCGGCTGCAAGTCTTCCGACGCGCTGCGCTATGCGGACGCGCTTTCCAAGAAGGACGTTTTGTTCGAGCTCTCGTGGACGAGGGACGCGGAGGCGTCGCGCGCCGGCGCGAAGCGGCGCGGCTCCCGCTGGTGGGCGGATCTCGGCGCTAAGAGCGCTCTTATGCTCGCGCGCGATCGCGCGGCGTCGCTCAAAGATTTTGAAGAGGAGGCGCTCTCATGCTGACCTTAGCGCTTCCCACCGGGCGCTCGTTCGGCGAATGCGTGAAGATACTCGAGTGTTCGGGGCTTCCCGTCTCCGGGCTGAAAGACGCGGGGCGCAGCCTCGTTATAGAGGAAGGCGCGTTCCGTTACATCCTGTCTAAGCCCTCCGACGTCCCGGCGATGGTCTATTATGGAGCGGCCGACCTCGCCCTCGCGGGCAACGACGTGATAGAGGAGGCGGGCATAGCGCTCGCCGAGCTGCTCGACACTGGGCTCGGCCGCTGCCGCATGGCCGTCGCCGGGCCGTCGGAGATCGCCGAGAAATTCCGCGGCGGCGCGCAGCGCCTGATGGGGCTGAAGGTCGCGACGAAATACGCGCGCCTCGCCGAGAGGACCTTCGCCGGCTGGGGAGTCCAGATAAAGCTGCTGAAGCTGAACGGCTCCGTCGAGCTCGCTCCCGCGCTCGGCCTCGCGGACTGCATATTCGACGTCGTACAGACGGGAAAGACGCTCGAAGCGAACGGCCTTTCCGTTATAAAAGAAACCTTGCCGGTGTCGCTGCGCCTCGTCGCGGGCGTTTCGTCGATCCAGCTGCGCTGGAACTCGATATTCGGCGTCGTCGGCGCTGTAAATTCGGCTGTGGAGGCGAAAAAATGGAAGCAAGGATAGTAAGGCGCACAAAAGAGACAAGCATAGAACTGATTTTGAACGATGAATTCAGCGGAAGGAAAATATATATAAACTGCGGCTTTTTGGCGCATATGATCGACCTGCTCTGCCATCGCGCCTCTTTAGGCGTAGAGCTGACGGCGCACGGCGACATAGAGGTAGACTCGCACCACCTGACCGAGGACGTCGGGATGGTGATGGGGCAGGCGCTGCGCAGAATCGCCGCGGAACGCCCGATACGCCGCTACGCGTCGGCGCTGCTGCCGATGGACGGCTCCTTAGCGCGGATCGCGCTCGACTTCAGCGGGCGCGGCGGCCTCTGGTGGCGCGGCGAATTCCCGTCGCAGAAGTGCGGCGACTTCGACACGGAGCTCGTCCCAGAATTCTTCGCCGGCTTTGCGCGCGAAGCGGGGCTGACGCTGCACATCGCGCTGCTTGAGACGGACAACTCGCATCACGCGGCGGAGGCCGTATTCAAAGGCGTCGGGCTCGCGCTGAAAGAGGCGCTTGCGCCCTCTGAAAGCGCGCCGAGCACGAAGGGCGTCTGGCTGTGATAGTCTTTCCCGCTGTAGACCTCTACGGGGGCAGGGTAGTGCGCCTCCTGCGGGGCGACTATTCGAAGATGCGCGGATACGCCGTCGACCCCGTGGAGGCGGCGAAGGGCTTCCGTGACGCCGGCTGTTTACAGATTCATATAGTCGACCTCGAAGGGGCGAAAGCGGGAGAGCCGAAGCATCTGGACGCGCTCGAAAAAATCGCCGCGCTCGGCCTCTTCGTGCAATACGGCGGCGGGCTGCGCAGCGCCGACGCGGTCGCGCGCGCGCTGAATTCCGGCGCGGCGCGCGTGATGGCCGGCAGCCTCATATTTAAAGATATGAGGCGCGCGCCGGAGCTGGCTGCGCGCTTCGGCGGCAAAATAATGGCCGCCGTGGATGTAAAAGAAGGAAAAGCCGCTTACGCCGGCTGGCTGAAAAAGAGCGCGCTGAGCGCGCGCGAGGCGGTGGAGCGCCTTTCCTCCGCGGGCTTTTCGTCGTTCCTGATAACGCAGACCGAGCGCGACGGAACGATGGGCGGCACGGACGCCGATTTTTACCTTCCCTTTACTGTTAAGGGCAGGTATATCGCGGCGGCTGGCGGCGTGACGGACGAACGCGATATCGCGGCGCTCGCGCGCGCCGGCGTCGACGCGGCGGTAATAGGAAAAAGCCTTTACGAAGGCGGAATCACGCTGAAAGCCGCTCTTGCCGCGGCAAAAAGCGCTTAGAAAGAGGAAAAAGATAAATGATGAAACTTGACCTTGCCAAAATAAAATTCGACGACGCAGGGCTCGTCCCCGTCGTCGTACAGGACGCTCTGACGGCGGAGGTGCTGATGACGGCGTGGG is a genomic window of Synergistes jonesii containing:
- the mcrC gene encoding 5-methylcytosine-specific restriction endonuclease system specificity protein McrC; translated protein: MLSYAFQSLKQLDYEEVSSEAFEMGQDLFAAILSKGIARQLKQGLHREYITRNETLPVMRGKLDMPETMCSRVRREQKLACEFDELLENNLPNQILKTTMHYLVRDDGVEVDRKAALKKILVFFDGIDLLAPPEIQWSRLHYQRNNANYEMLMNICYFVLDGMLQTTEKGGYKMAVFSDEHMERLYEKFILEYYRQRHTYLTEVKAAQVKWHLAGEDSEAMLRFLPVMQTDIMLRLNEKILIIDAKYYGRTLQRRFDKYTLPSGNLYQIFTYVKNQDKENSGNVAGILLYAKTEETIAPDCMFNMGGNWIGAKTLDLNADFKFISSQLDKIAEDFFSVKAV
- the cysK gene encoding cysteine synthase A gives rise to the protein MIYDTILQAIGNTPMIRLNHIADEDSAVILVKFEALNVGGSIKTRTAYNMICQAEKEGLLSKDSIIVEPTSGNQGIGLALVGAVKGYKTIIIMPDSVSEERRKLVRHYGAKVKLVHDSGDIGSCIDECLQTALRMAKENPLVYVPQQFSNPNNTMAHVNHTALEILAQVDGPIHGFCSGIGTGGTITGIGKTLKEKNPDMTIWAVEPEKAAILSGGLIGTHIQMGIGDGIIPEILDRRIYDDICITTDDEALEMAKRLAREEGLMCGISSGTNVVAAVKLAKKLGAGKTVVTVLPDTAERYFSTPLFEE
- the hisG gene encoding ATP phosphoribosyltransferase; its protein translation is MLTLALPTGRSFGECVKILECSGLPVSGLKDAGRSLVIEEGAFRYILSKPSDVPAMVYYGAADLALAGNDVIEEAGIALAELLDTGLGRCRMAVAGPSEIAEKFRGGAQRLMGLKVATKYARLAERTFAGWGVQIKLLKLNGSVELAPALGLADCIFDVVQTGKTLEANGLSVIKETLPVSLRLVAGVSSIQLRWNSIFGVVGAVNSAVEAKKWKQG
- a CDS encoding AAA family ATPase — encoded protein: MVDNPALKKDLKEDRMIDLEKLKTILTGYKAYFPSHWDDEKYKWEAVKHFQERWDIDAENFGEMFKQATDKTYNLLSSGYTYPRGMITNFAKADGGAVRAMFLALFDETVDLAVRVDAFQAAAEELRAKYDDGTWRNHYQNTNAISTYLWLRYPDKYYIYKYELFRAAASELSANYMPKRNGSVDSLIGGYRMYDEICAVVKADNAIRGMIRSALTPACYPDPEMKTATIDVGFYLARFYPEERKSEEEGKEWFPKDYSPNLSVDDWVGLLKDASVFTYSALQIVARMKDYGGQATCKQLSIKYGESPNFYNGVSSALARRIAEKTACPVMPMDTENAKWWPILYTGKNADRSVEGTYIWRLRSELSEALDKVDLSGVALYADTKEKTHGYWWLTANPKIWSFADIKVGEEQSYTLYNENGNKRRVFQNFLDAKAGDIVIGYEANPVKKVVAIARITQENDGKAIYFEKTEGLPTPIEYAALRECPELDKMEFFVQPNGSLFKLTKGEYGFIIDIIREENPLRQSDGVVQKYTKADFLNKVYMTEERYDVLEALLRSKMNVILQGAPGVGKTFTAKKLAYALMGEADDSRIEMVQFHQNYSYEDFIIGYRPDGAGFKLTEGIFYRFCQTAANHPEKEYFFIIDEINRGNMSKIFGELLMLIERDYRGTKTTLAYSGMPFSVPGNLYIIGMMNTADRSLAMIDYALRRRFSFFEIEPGFNSEGFTNYQSSLANETFNALIDQIKLLNKEITDDKSLGRGFQIGHSYFCGRENEGCSNEWMRSVVEFDILPMLGEYWFDAPAKLQRWEKNLRGLFDD
- a CDS encoding right-handed parallel beta-helix repeat-containing protein, with protein sequence MKRTAARYVGILCAALLLFGGAAAEAGNFSDLQGVIDAAGNGATVALADDYSYDPAADGAAGVEGIVISKPITIEGAGHTVSGAGEVRCFYISGVTADGAKVTLKDLTITEGGGAQTASGGGAFIGEGSRVAFEGCKIVKNGTVAGVHTEQGGAALFIEPKATVTFDNCTIAENVGKDRSGGLYLKGSAILTSCDIRDNRSGSRGGGIYVDPGKGAKRGGDWGGNVKMYNCTVSGHKGGRGGGAYINSENGKENYFENCVFKDNDVTANSLGYGGGILFYSSAAKMVGCRVVNNRGNRGGGMILDVASTVTLENCTISGNEATADGAGLYAFDGSHADNVMKTVGEATFKNCEIINNYVVSGDKKTAQDISINYTDEETAEARRQVNKEKYPPEGMITAESDPSEFPFWTGELWKARYDGKFASNGGNHVGTIDRNENITTHYSDRIDSEPRDGSSGGCNAGAFGAATLALCGAALIRRRK
- a CDS encoding ATP phosphoribosyltransferase regulatory subunit; this translates as MIRNPKGCDNIGGALAANMEECRGALMHLFSLYGYHPFSPAEFQLIEDVWGKLSTARARRLIPVMSPLGEPCVLRGDLTLSAVAYLAGHHTQSEWPLRLSYADRVYSVPAPPKSNLEESQVGVELIGCDDEGADAEAAALLFRALDLLGIENSAVVLGDVSFLSYLFSPLPQALSSELADALSERAYTRYSALLGSAPLSGERLRLLKRIPLLKGNAAVIGEAMALLDDPGILMPLRRLCGELCSLGYERRLRVDLSFVRDLGYYSGPIYNAYSADGALLGGGGRYDGLLAAEGIGGQAVGFGLNLKELASHCAAQQRAPLVTLWCGGCKSSDALRYADALSKKDVLFELSWTRDAEASRAGAKRRGSRWWADLGAKSALMLARDRAASLKDFEEEALSC
- the hisC gene encoding histidinol-phosphate transaminase encodes the protein MPEDLKEYFEKLTRPSVRNVAPYDAAPISEPKIILSANENNAGVPKGALEAMRAALEKGNRYPDSRNTALRKKLAARFGLAPEQIITSNGLDGMFTMLSRAFLDKGDEVVCGECTFGVYASNAAIAGAKVVKVPLSAAFEQEPAKFAEAVTPATKMLFFCNPNNPTGTLAETAGIRAMLGKIPRHVIVILDQAYAEFSGADDAEPFSLLKDFPNLMICRTFSKIFALAGLRVGWGAAHPMLIDCLYRVREPYCVTAAAEAGASAALDEEAFLSETRTRTAEEREKLSAVLKERGIRFVPSRANFILMFPGEKGDALRTALEEKGIAARFMTCRGMPAVRLSIGLPEENKEVEKILRSL
- a CDS encoding HAD family hydrolase → MKGNFKADALIFDVDGVLLDVRESFPEVIKRAVMKGWEKYCGGAADCGGYDADMERVLKRHGAFNDDYDIAWTLLCVAAASGEKLLSRALPRAWKLAAEIADYKDPLGEWVAIKYGEAAPRREIRKLCSELYGTKGKGLHLLETPMLNRHWRELGAPAAIYSGRDTLEWELAKESLGWEDFPDELVIKSDSGITKPSPLGLEILCRRLGASSPVFFGDTASDMQAAEAFGRGRFAAIGTMLPEAEFRYDTTEEAVADALSDSFD